The nucleotide window TGCAAGGCCCGAATTGCAGTTTCTCGACCTGCTCCCGGCCCGCTTACCATTACTTCTATTTGGCGCATTCCCTGGTCATTGGCTCTGCGAGCTGCACTTTCTGCTGCTGTTTGAGCTGCAAAGGGAGTACCCTTTTTAGCTCCTTTGAAACCGCTGGAACCTGCTGATGCCCAGGATATTACTTCGCCATTTAGGTCGGTAATAGTCACAATCGTATTGTTAAAGGTAGACTGGATGTAGCCTACCCCATTCGGTACGTTACGCTTCTGCTTTTTTGCACCAGATTTCTTGCCTGTTTGTTGTCGTGGCGGCATATTAGTCTCTTTATCGTTTTCATTGAATTACTCTCCCCAAAGCCGGGGAAACAGTCGGCAGGAACATAAATTTCCTGCAAACTGCTGTTATTTCTTGGACGGTGCTTTTTTCTTGCCCGCCACTGTACGGCGGACGCCACGACGGGTTCTAGCGTTGGTACGGGTTCGTTGACCCCGCACAGGCAGACCCAAACGGTGACGCCGACCGCGGTAAGTCCCGATATCCATCAGGCGCTTGATGTTCATTGACTCCCAGCGCCGGAGGTCTCCTTCGATTTGGTAGGTGCTTTCTACATGAGCCCGTAGAGTAGTCACGTCGGCCT belongs to Microcoleus sp. bin38.metabat.b11b12b14.051 and includes:
- the rpsM gene encoding 30S ribosomal protein S13 — protein: MARIAGVDLPRDKRVEIGLTYIFGIGLSRAKKIIAATGVNPDTRVKDLTEADVTTLRAHVESTYQIEGDLRRWESMNIKRLMDIGTYRGRRHRLGLPVRGQRTRTNARTRRGVRRTVAGKKKAPSKK
- the rpsK gene encoding 30S ribosomal protein S11 is translated as MPPRQQTGKKSGAKKQKRNVPNGVGYIQSTFNNTIVTITDLNGEVISWASAGSSGFKGAKKGTPFAAQTAAESAARRANDQGMRQIEVMVSGPGAGRETAIRALQGAGLEITLIRDVTPIPHNGCRPPKRRRV